In the Desulfuromonas sp. DDH964 genome, GCGAACTGCCGGCGGGTGTCACCCGCCCCTACGGCGCCCTCGGCGTCCAGCTAACCGCCGAGCGCAGTCTCGCCGTCGACCCGCGCAGCATTCCCCTTGGCGCCCCGGTCTTTCTTGCCACGACCTGGCCGGGCGGCAAGGCGCCGCTCAACCGCCTGCTCGTGGCCCAGGATACCGGCGGCGCCATCAAGGGGCGGGTGCGTGCGGATTTTTACTGGGGGATCGGTAAGGAGGCGGGATCTTTTGCCGGGAGGATGAAACAGCCCGGCCAGCTCTGGGTGTTGCTGCCGCGGCCGGAGGCTGAAAGCGGGGAGACGGAGGGCGGGACCGAAAAAAATCCCGCTGCGGCGGAGCTCTCCCCTTCACTCTGACAAAGAGGGGGGACGCAACCCGAACCGAACGGGGATAAGGCCCTGGCCTGGCCCTGGCCGGTATCAGGCCCGGCTGGGAAGGGACGATTGCAGGCGCTTGCTGATTTCCGCCAGCAGCGTTTCGACCCCCTTGCCGGCGCCATCGATCTGCAGATCGGCGTAACGCAGGTAGAGGGGGTGGCGGCGCCGGAAGAGGGCGGAAAAGCTCTCGCCCGGCTCGATCGCCAGGCCGCGCTGGTCGATGTCGCCGAGGCGCGCCTCCAGTTCGGCACAGGGAACATCGATGAAAATGGTTCGCCCGTGGCGGCGCAGGCGCTCCATCCCGGCCGCGCTGTAGACCGCCGACCCGCCGGTGGCGATGACCGTCGGCCGCACCGTCACCAGGTCGAGCAGCACCCGCTCCTCGAGGGCGGCAAAAGCGGCGAGGCCGTCCCCGGCGATGATCTCCTGCAGGCGCCGACCGTCCCGGGCCTGGATCAGTAGGTCGGTATCGATAAAGGCGAGCCCGAGGCGCTTGGCGAGGAGGACGCCGAGGGTGCTCTTGCCGGCGCCGGGCATGCCGATCATCACCAGGTTCGCCCTATCCATCCTCCCGCTCCCGTCGTTTGGCGAGACTGCGCAGGTAACGCTCCTTGAGGCGCCGGTTGTTGGCGGCGACCGCTTCATGCTTCGCATACCAGGGGGGGATGTCGTCGTAGTCGGGGACGCCGTCGTCGATCAGGTAACGGGAGCCCGGCTGTTTTGGAAAACCGGCCGGGACGGCGCCGGCGCAGATGATCCGCAACGGGCCGTCATCATCAGCTTTCAAGGCCCGCTGCGCCTCCGCGGCGACCCGGACCATGTCGCCGGCGGCCAGCGGCACCTCCTCGCCGTCGATCCACAACAGGCCGCTGCCGGCCAGAACCATGTAGACCTCTTCCTGCTCCCGGTGGTGATGGGTAAAGGTGTAGCCCTCTCCGGCCGGCAGGTTGATCAGGCCGAGAGCAACCCCGCGCAGGCCGAGTTGTTTGCGTGGTGAGGTCAGCGGCGGGAGTTCGTCCCAGTTGAAGTGCGCTTTCTGGTACATGCGAGAAAGACTCTCCCGATCTTGAAAGGGCGGCGAGCCCGCTGCGACGATCTGCTGCGCGGGAGCCAGAGTTCAACGCTCGCGCCACCAGGCGGGGAGGTCGGCAATCGACTCGAGGACGGCCTCGGGGACGATCCCCTCCTGCAGATCGGCGGGGAGGAACTTGCCGGTGCGAACCAGCAGGCCCCTGATGCCGAGGCGCTGGGCGCCGTCGACATCGGCGCGGATGTCGTCGCCGACCATCACCGTCCGCTCCGGGGGGGTGCCGAGAATTTCGAGGGCAGTCTGGTAGAAGTCGGCGGACGGTTTGCCGAGGACGACTGCCTTGCGCCCGGTAGCGTATTCGAGGGCGGCGACAAAGGGGCCGGCGTCGAGGCGCAACCCTTCCGGCCCCTGCCAGTAGCGGGGCACGCCGAGGGCGACCAGGGGCGCCGCGGGGGCCGCCATCAGGTGAAGAAAAGCGCTGTTGAGCAGGCTGAAGTCCCAGGCTTTGCCGCAATTGCCGATGACCACCGCCGCAGCGCCGCCGGCCTGGTCGTGGGGGTGCAGGGGGATGCCGGCAAAATCCTCCAGGGTCCGGTCCGGGACGAAGAGGGCAATCGGTCCGTCGGTACGGCGGGCGAGCCAGCGGCGGGCGACCCGAGCCGGTGTCAGGATCTGGTCGGCGCTGGCCGGAATCTCCATCTGCCGCAGCCGCTGCTGCAGCCAGCTTAAGGGGCGGGAGGTGGTGTTGGTGACGAAGAGGTGGGGGATTCCCTGCTCGCGGACCCAGGCGAGGGCTTCCCGGGCCCCGGGAATCGGTTCCCGGGCCTGGTAGATGACACCGTCGAGGTCGAAAAGGAGCGCTTGCATCGACACCCCTCAGCGTTCCGCGCTCTTGCTGGCGGGGACGGCACGCTTGAAGGCCCAGGCCTCGATCTTCTTGATCTGTTCAGCCATCGTCACCGACAGCGGGACGGTGCGGCCGATCGCCTCCATGATGTCCTGCTGGGTCGGCGGCCGCTGCCGGGCCAGCGCTTCGAAGCAGGCGCTGGCGACGGCCTGTTCGATTTCGGCACCGGAAAACCCCTTGCTGCCGTGGGCGAGCATGCCGACCTGGTAGGCGGCCGGGTCGAGCTCGCGACGGCGCAGGTGGATGGTGAAAATCTCCTCCCGCTCGCCGAGGCCGGGGAGGGCGAGGTAGAAGATCTCGTCGAAACGTCCCTTGCGCAGCAATTCCGCCGGTAGCATTTCGATGGCGTTGGCGGTGGCCGCGACGAAGACCGGGGCGCTCTTCTCCTGCATCCAGGTCAGAAAATAGCCGAGTACCCGCGAGGCGGCCCCCCCTTCCGCCTTGAAGCCCTGGCTCGAGATGCCGGCCTCGATCTCGTCGATCCAGAGGACGCAGGGAGCGAGGCTTTCGGCAATCAGGCAGGCCCGGCGCAGACTCGTTTCCGGCGAGCCGAAGGTGCCGGCATAGACCGTCGCCATGTCGAGACGCAGCAGCGGCAGGTGCCAGCGTGCCGCGATCGCCTTGACGAAAAGGCTCTTGCCGCAGCCGCTGATTCCCATCAGCAACACCCCTTTGGGCAGGTTCGTCCCCGCGGTCAGGCCGGCGAGACCAAAAGCCCGCTCGCGCTTGTCCATCCACCCCTTGAGGGCATCCATGCCGCCGACCTGGTCCGGATTGAGGTCGTTGTCGACCGCCTCCATGATCCCGGTGCGGGCGATGACCTGGTGCTTGGCGCGGTGCAGGGCGGCGACCAGATCGGCGAGTCCGGCGCCCTTGCTGACCCGGCCCAGGCGCAGCGCCTGCTCCAGGTCGCGCACTTCCAGCCCCTGGGCCGCCAGCAACAGGGGCGTAGGGTCCCCGGCCTCGGCCAGAAGCCGGCCGAGCAGGGGATCCCGTTCCCGGTGGGCTTCGAGCCAGGCCTGCAGCTCCTCCCGGTCGGGAAGGCGTTGTTCCAGCAGCGTTACCTCCCGCTCCAGCCCGTCAGGGACGCTCGGGCGACCGGAGAAGAAGACCAGGCTTTTCCCGGAAAGACGCCGGCCATGGGCAAAGTCCTTGAGCAGCCGCTGGATCTTCGGGTCGTCCCAGAAATATTCGAGGTCCTTGAAAAGGAAGAGGCCGGGGCCTTCCTGCTCGATCGCCCAGCGCACCCCGGCCAGCGGCTCTTCACTGCCGGCGACGCCGCTGAACCCGTCGCTGCAACTCCAGACGCGCAGTTCCGGCAGCCCCTTGATCGCCTGGCGCGAGGCCCGCTGCAGCAGCGCCTCGCAGCGTTCCTCACTCGGGCCGCAGATGTGCAGGAGCGGAGTGCCGGCGGCGACCAGACGGCAGAACCCGGCGAGGGTCAGGATTTCGGACATCGGGAAGGTCTCCTGGGTTGATGAGGGGGGCGATCTGAACGGGACCATTTAACCATTGCCGCAGGCAAATGTCCATCTCTTCGCCGGTCCTTCCGGCCTGTCGAGAGGCCTTGCATTGGCGGCCAAAATAGGCTAGTGTCCATGCGAAAATATCCGGAGGGTGTCGGGCCGGCAGTCCCCCGCAAACCCGCCCCTCCGCGGCGGTCGGCGGTCCAAAGCCGGCGGCTCCCATCTCCTCCCCGAGGTCGTATCCGATGCGTTACAGTCACTACCTGATCAACACCCTCAAGGAAACCCCGGCCGATGCCGAGGTGATCAGCCATCAGCTGATGCTGCGCACCAGCATGATCCGCAAGGCCGCGGCCGGAATCTACAGCTATCTTCCCCTCGGTCTGCGCTCCCTGCGCAAGGTCGAGCAGATTGTCCGCGAAGAGCTCGACCGGGCCGGGGCGATCGAGCTGCTGATGCCGATGGTGGTCCCCGCCGAACTCTGGCAGGAGTCGGGGCGCTGGAAGCAGTACGGCAAGGAGTTGCTGCGGCTCAAGGATCGCAAGGAGGCCGATTTCTGCCTGGGGCCGACCCACGAGGAAGTGATCACCGACATCGTCCGTCGCGAGATCCGGTCCTATCGCCAGCTCCCCCTCAACCTCTACCAGATCCAGACCAAGTTCCGCGACGAGATCCGCCCCCGCTTCGGCCTGATGCGCGGCCGCGAGTTCGTGATGAAGGACGCCTACTCCTTCGACCTCGACAGCGCCGGTCTCGATCTCGCCTACGACAAGATGTACCAGGCCTACCGGCGGATATTCACCCGCTGCGGGCTCCGCTTCCGCGCCGTGGAGGCCGACACCGGCAATATCGGCGGCACCGCCTCCCACGAATTCATGGTCCTTGCCGAGTCGGGCGAGGACGCCATCGTCTCCTGCGACAGCTGCGAGTATGCGGCCAATGTCGAGAAGGCTGAGTTGCGTTCGCCGACAGCCGTTGCGGCCACCCCCGGACGCCCGCTGGAAAAGGTGGCGACCCCGGCGCGCAGGAGCATCGAGGAGGTCGCCCTCTTCCTCGGACTCGAAACGGCGCAGCTGGTAAAGACCCTGCTGGTGAAGAGTGACGGCGGCGAGATCCTGGCAGTGCTGCTGCGCGGCGACCGGGAGCTCAACACCGTCAAGCTCTGCCGGCTGCTCGGGTGCAACGATCTGGAGTTGGCGAGTGAGGCGGAGGTTCTCGCTGTGACCGGCGCCCCGACCGGCTTTGCCGGCCCGGTCGGCCTCAAGCTGCGCATCCTTGCGGACCACGAGGTCGCCGCGATGGCCGACTTTGTCGTCGGCGCCAATAGCAAGGACGAGCACCTGACCGGGGTCAACCATGGGCGTGACTTTACGGTCGAAAGTTTTGCCGACCTGCGCCAGGCGGTCGCCGGCGACCTCTGTCCACGCTGCGACGGCAGGCTCGAGGCCTGGCGCGGCATCGAGGTCGGCCACGTCTTCAAGCTCGGTACCAAGTATTCCCAGGCTCTCGGGGCCACCGTCCTCGACGAGCAGGGGCAGGAGCGGGTGCTGCTGATGGGCTGTTACGGCATCGGCATCGGGCGCACTGTGGCGGCCGCCATCGAGCAGAACCACGACGAGGGCGGCATCATCTGGCCACTGCCGATCGCCCCCTTCCAGGTCCTGATCACCCTCCTCAACCCCAACGACCTCCCAGTGGCGACGGCGGCGGAGGAGCTCTACCAGCAGCTGCTGGCCGCCGGGGTCGAGGTCCTCTTCGATGATCGCGACGAGCGCCCCGGGAGCAAATTCAAGGATGCCGACCTGCTCGGCATCCCGCTGCGGGTGACGGTCGGTGCCCGCGGTCTGAAGGAGGGGGCCCTGGAGCTGCAGCAGCGCCGCAGCGGCGAGCGCAGCATGCTGCCCCTCGCCAGCGCCGACAGTGAAATTGCCGAGCTGGTGCGCCGGGCCCTGTACCCCGACGCCTGACCCCTGCGGGTGGCGGCAACCGGCAGCGCTGCGTGGCGGTTGCCGCATTCTTCAACCTATTGACCCGCGTTTTCCCGGTCTCGATGTGCGGGCAAACCATCCCCATGAAAGCCTCGCTGCCATGAGCAAGCTCACCATCGACAGCCAGGGGCGCCTGGCGTTGCCGGCCCCGGTCGTGCGCGCCTTTGCCGGTCGTCCGCTGCGGCAGATCTCCGCCAGCGACCGTCACCTGCTGCTCGGGGTAAACGATGGCGACGGCGAGCTCTCCCTGACCGGCGCTCTCGGTGAATTCTCCGTGGTGGATCTCCTCTCCTTCTTCAACATGTTCCGCAAGACCGGGGTGCTCCGGTTCACCCTGGCGGGGGGGAGCCGGGACCTTTACTTTCACAACGGCGAGATCGTCTTCGCCACCAGCACCTTTCCCGAGGAGGAGATCGGCGAGATCCTCTGCGATCTCGGCAAGCTCAGCCGCGAGGTCCTGGCGAAGGCGCGGCAGTTCACCGCCGCCGGCAAGGGCGGTCTCGGCCGGCTGCTGGTCGACAAGGGGGCGGTCAGCGCCCAGGACCTCTGGCTCGCCACCCGGCAGCAGGTCGAAACGATCGTCTACCACCTCTTTAACTTCCACCAGGGCGCCTTTACCTTTATTGCCAAGGACCTGGTCGAGGACGAGATCCTGCGGCTGTCGATGAGCACCCAGAACCTGATCATGGAAGGGCTGCGGCGGATCGACGAGCGGGAACTCTTCCTCCGCCGCATCGGCTCCCTCGACCTGGTGGTGGTGCCGGTCGGCGAGGGACAGCTCGCCCTCGCTCCGGCGGAGAAGCGGCTGCTCGGCCTGATTTCGGCGCAGCCGCAGGATGTGCGGCAGTTGCTGCGGCGCAGTGGCCTCGGCGAGTTCGATACCCTGCGCATGGTTTACCAGCTGCTGGAACGAGGCGCGATCCGCCTCGAAGATGTTCCGCCGGCCGAAATCTCCGGCGACCTCGGCGAGATGCTCTCGATCTGCAATGCCGCCCTGGTCGCCCTCTTCCGCCGGGTGAATGCTGTCAATCCCGGGTTCAACGAAGAGCTGCGCCTCTTTCTGCGCGATTTGCCGCAACCCTTTTCCTACGTCTTTCGCGATGTCCCGCTACGCCAGGACGGCTCCGTCGATGGCAGCCGGATCCTCGCCAACCTCGCCGGGCTCGAGGAGGGGGATAAGCTCAAGCTCCTCGCCGATGCCCTCAACGAACTGATTTTCATGGCCTGCATGGGGGCCCGCCGTGATCTCAAGGATGCCGAGGCCGCCGCGCTGATCCAGCGGGTGCAGGATGTCAGCGGCCGGATCAAGAACCTGGTAGGGAGGATAGGATGAGAGATGCTGCCCGCAAACGGTTGATTTTTGCTCTGGACGTCGACGAATTCGCGGAAGCCGAGCGCTGGGTCAAGCTGCTGCACCGTCAGGTCGGCCTCTTCAAGGTCGGCAAGCAGCTCTTTACACGCTGCGGCCCGGAGGTCGTGCACATGGTACGGGGGGAGGGGGGCGATGTCTTCCTCGACCTCAAGTACCACGATATTCCCAACACCGTGGCGATGGCAGGGGTCGAAGCGGCCCGCCTCGGTGCCCGCATGATCAACGTCCACGCCCTCGGTGGCCGGGAGATGATGGCCCGTACCGTCGCCGAAATCGACGCGCGCCAGCCGCGGGGAACTGGCGATCGGCCGCTGCTGCTGGCCGTCACCATTCTCACCTCCTCCACCGACCAGACCCTGCAGGAGATCGGCATCGAACGCCCGGTCAGCGAAATGGTGCCGCGCCTCGCCCGGCTCGCCAAAGATGCCGGGATGGACGGGGTGGTCGCCTCGCCCCGGGAGGTGCCGCTGATCCGCGCCGCCTGCGGTGACGATTTTTTGATTGTCACCCCCGGGGTGCGCCCGGCCTTTGCCGCCCTCGATGACCAGAAGCGGGTGACGACCCCCGGCGAGGCGATCGCGGCCGGCGCCGACTACCTGGTCGTCGGCCGGCCGATCTCGGCCGCCAGCGACCCGGTGGCAGCCGCCAACCTGATCCTCGATGAAATCGCCACGGCGCTGGGCGATGCCTGACCTGATCTATGGCTTCAACCCGGTGCGCGAGGCCCTGGCCGGCGAACGCCGCCGCCCCCTGGAGCTGACCGTCGCCAACGGCCCCCATTCGCCGCGCCTGGCCGAGCTGCTCGCTGCCGCCAGCGCCGCCGGGGTGCCGATCCGGCACCGGGAGCGCCGCGATCTCGACCGGCTCGCCGGTACCGCGCACCACCAGGGGGTGCTCCTCGCCGTCGAACCCTTCCCCTACAGCGACCTCGACGACCTGCTCGCCGCCTGGCAAAACAGCGGCGAGCCCGCTTTTTTCCTCCTGCTCGATGGCATCACCGATCCCCATAACCTCGGCGCCATCCTGCGCAGCGCCGAAGGGGCGGGCTGCCATGGTGTCATTGTCCCCAAAGACCGCAGCTGCCCGGTCACCGCCGTGGTCGACAAGAGCTCGGCCGGTGCCCTCGAACATCTCCGCCTCTGCCAGGTGACGAACCTGGCCCGCACCCTCGACCAGCTCAAGGGGCTTGGCATCTGGTGCTACGGCCTGGCCGGCGAGGGGGCGACGCCCCTCTTCGGTGCCGAACTGGACGGTCACCTGGCACTGGTGGTCGGCAGCGAGGGGAACGGCCTGCGTCCCAACGTGCGCCAGCACTGCGATGGGCTGCTGGCGATCCCTCTGCAGGGACGGGTCGGATCGCTGAATGCTTCGGTGGCGGCCGGGGTTGCGCTCTTTGAGGTGGTCAGGCAGCGGGAAAAACGGGAAGGATGAGCCAGGCGGGCAAAAAAAAGCGGGGCGTCCCAGGAGGGAGAGGACGCCCCGAATGTGTTGTTCTTGGCTCTATTTATAACTACTCCGGTTATCTTTGTCAAGGGGGAGTTTGGTTTTTCTGCTTCTGGCGCGAAAAAATCTTGGTCTGCCCCCGCGAAATACTTGACAAGCCCCCGTG is a window encoding:
- a CDS encoding shikimate kinase — translated: MDRANLVMIGMPGAGKSTLGVLLAKRLGLAFIDTDLLIQARDGRRLQEIIAGDGLAAFAALEERVLLDLVTVRPTVIATGGSAVYSAAGMERLRRHGRTIFIDVPCAELEARLGDIDQRGLAIEPGESFSALFRRRHPLYLRYADLQIDGAGKGVETLLAEISKRLQSSLPSRA
- a CDS encoding cupin domain-containing protein yields the protein MYQKAHFNWDELPPLTSPRKQLGLRGVALGLINLPAGEGYTFTHHHREQEEVYMVLAGSGLLWIDGEEVPLAAGDMVRVAAEAQRALKADDDGPLRIICAGAVPAGFPKQPGSRYLIDDGVPDYDDIPPWYAKHEAVAANNRRLKERYLRSLAKRREREDG
- a CDS encoding TIGR01458 family HAD-type hydrolase is translated as MQALLFDLDGVIYQAREPIPGAREALAWVREQGIPHLFVTNTTSRPLSWLQQRLRQMEIPASADQILTPARVARRWLARRTDGPIALFVPDRTLEDFAGIPLHPHDQAGGAAAVVIGNCGKAWDFSLLNSAFLHLMAAPAAPLVALGVPRYWQGPEGLRLDAGPFVAALEYATGRKAVVLGKPSADFYQTALEILGTPPERTVMVGDDIRADVDGAQRLGIRGLLVRTGKFLPADLQEGIVPEAVLESIADLPAWWRER
- a CDS encoding AAA family ATPase; protein product: MSEILTLAGFCRLVAAGTPLLHICGPSEERCEALLQRASRQAIKGLPELRVWSCSDGFSGVAGSEEPLAGVRWAIEQEGPGLFLFKDLEYFWDDPKIQRLLKDFAHGRRLSGKSLVFFSGRPSVPDGLEREVTLLEQRLPDREELQAWLEAHRERDPLLGRLLAEAGDPTPLLLAAQGLEVRDLEQALRLGRVSKGAGLADLVAALHRAKHQVIARTGIMEAVDNDLNPDQVGGMDALKGWMDKRERAFGLAGLTAGTNLPKGVLLMGISGCGKSLFVKAIAARWHLPLLRLDMATVYAGTFGSPETSLRRACLIAESLAPCVLWIDEIEAGISSQGFKAEGGAASRVLGYFLTWMQEKSAPVFVAATANAIEMLPAELLRKGRFDEIFYLALPGLGEREEIFTIHLRRRELDPAAYQVGMLAHGSKGFSGAEIEQAVASACFEALARQRPPTQQDIMEAIGRTVPLSVTMAEQIKKIEAWAFKRAVPASKSAER
- a CDS encoding proline--tRNA ligase, translated to MRYSHYLINTLKETPADAEVISHQLMLRTSMIRKAAAGIYSYLPLGLRSLRKVEQIVREELDRAGAIELLMPMVVPAELWQESGRWKQYGKELLRLKDRKEADFCLGPTHEEVITDIVRREIRSYRQLPLNLYQIQTKFRDEIRPRFGLMRGREFVMKDAYSFDLDSAGLDLAYDKMYQAYRRIFTRCGLRFRAVEADTGNIGGTASHEFMVLAESGEDAIVSCDSCEYAANVEKAELRSPTAVAATPGRPLEKVATPARRSIEEVALFLGLETAQLVKTLLVKSDGGEILAVLLRGDRELNTVKLCRLLGCNDLELASEAEVLAVTGAPTGFAGPVGLKLRILADHEVAAMADFVVGANSKDEHLTGVNHGRDFTVESFADLRQAVAGDLCPRCDGRLEAWRGIEVGHVFKLGTKYSQALGATVLDEQGQERVLLMGCYGIGIGRTVAAAIEQNHDEGGIIWPLPIAPFQVLITLLNPNDLPVATAAEELYQQLLAAGVEVLFDDRDERPGSKFKDADLLGIPLRVTVGARGLKEGALELQQRRSGERSMLPLASADSEIAELVRRALYPDA
- a CDS encoding DUF4388 domain-containing protein, with amino-acid sequence MSKLTIDSQGRLALPAPVVRAFAGRPLRQISASDRHLLLGVNDGDGELSLTGALGEFSVVDLLSFFNMFRKTGVLRFTLAGGSRDLYFHNGEIVFATSTFPEEEIGEILCDLGKLSREVLAKARQFTAAGKGGLGRLLVDKGAVSAQDLWLATRQQVETIVYHLFNFHQGAFTFIAKDLVEDEILRLSMSTQNLIMEGLRRIDERELFLRRIGSLDLVVVPVGEGQLALAPAEKRLLGLISAQPQDVRQLLRRSGLGEFDTLRMVYQLLERGAIRLEDVPPAEISGDLGEMLSICNAALVALFRRVNAVNPGFNEELRLFLRDLPQPFSYVFRDVPLRQDGSVDGSRILANLAGLEEGDKLKLLADALNELIFMACMGARRDLKDAEAAALIQRVQDVSGRIKNLVGRIG
- the pyrF gene encoding orotidine-5'-phosphate decarboxylase, whose protein sequence is MRDAARKRLIFALDVDEFAEAERWVKLLHRQVGLFKVGKQLFTRCGPEVVHMVRGEGGDVFLDLKYHDIPNTVAMAGVEAARLGARMINVHALGGREMMARTVAEIDARQPRGTGDRPLLLAVTILTSSTDQTLQEIGIERPVSEMVPRLARLAKDAGMDGVVASPREVPLIRAACGDDFLIVTPGVRPAFAALDDQKRVTTPGEAIAAGADYLVVGRPISAASDPVAAANLILDEIATALGDA
- the rlmB gene encoding 23S rRNA (guanosine(2251)-2'-O)-methyltransferase RlmB gives rise to the protein MPDLIYGFNPVREALAGERRRPLELTVANGPHSPRLAELLAAASAAGVPIRHRERRDLDRLAGTAHHQGVLLAVEPFPYSDLDDLLAAWQNSGEPAFFLLLDGITDPHNLGAILRSAEGAGCHGVIVPKDRSCPVTAVVDKSSAGALEHLRLCQVTNLARTLDQLKGLGIWCYGLAGEGATPLFGAELDGHLALVVGSEGNGLRPNVRQHCDGLLAIPLQGRVGSLNASVAAGVALFEVVRQREKREG